A genome region from Thermoanaerobacterium xylanolyticum LX-11 includes the following:
- a CDS encoding chemotaxis protein CheW, translated as MNELLDYQYVVCELCGEKYAIKINEVYEIIRFKKITYLHNSKAYLEGIINLRGKIVPVINVHRILGLEDYSDTKSTRIVILRFDDELVGTIVDRVIQVTKFSDIQPTPETVDEISGNYFEGLGITQDGEVIAIMKIDKLLNAEH; from the coding sequence TTGAATGAATTATTAGATTACCAATATGTTGTATGTGAATTGTGCGGAGAAAAATATGCAATAAAGATAAATGAAGTGTATGAAATTATCCGATTTAAAAAAATCACTTATTTGCATAATAGCAAAGCATATTTAGAAGGTATTATAAATTTGCGTGGAAAAATTGTACCAGTCATTAATGTACATCGAATATTGGGACTTGAAGATTATTCTGATACTAAATCAACACGTATCGTAATATTAAGATTTGATGACGAATTAGTTGGCACAATCGTTGATAGAGTAATTCAGGTCACAAAGTTTTCCGATATTCAACCGACTCCTGAAACAGTAGACGAAATAAGTGGAAATTATTTTGAAGGGTTAGGAATTACACAAGATGGCGAAGTTATAGCAATAATGAAAATCGATAAATTGTTAAATGCGGAGCATTGA
- a CDS encoding HD-GYP domain-containing protein: MDSKNMEIDIYDPLTGLYTRKYVEEKLSELDNFKNTSIAVVMLDINGIKMINDTFGYREGDKLLRSLANELKHGLGNNDIIARWGEDEFLVLMYDSNMENAAKKIETIVSTKIKLIKKDEQLSVAVGISSKRSSENSIIQAIKDAEEEMNRQKFVMNTSHRSTVVNAILATLHFKSWETEEHAKRLKDHCLIIGKEMNLSMKELNELALLAILHDIGKIGISESVLKKREPLTDSDWTEIKKHPEIGYEIISNIPELKTIAKYILYHHERWDGNGYPHGLKGEKIPLFCRILSVADAFDAMTNDRIYRKALKIDQAILEIKKNAGTQFDPYIAELFSKIYRDIKS, encoded by the coding sequence ATGGATTCAAAAAATATGGAAATAGATATATATGATCCATTAACGGGCCTTTACACCAGAAAATATGTTGAAGAAAAGCTAAGCGAATTAGATAATTTTAAAAACACTTCAATAGCAGTAGTTATGCTAGATATTAATGGCATTAAAATGATTAATGATACATTTGGGTATAGAGAAGGTGATAAGCTTTTAAGAAGTCTTGCAAATGAGTTGAAACATGGTTTGGGAAATAATGATATTATTGCAAGATGGGGAGAAGATGAATTTTTAGTACTCATGTATGACAGCAACATGGAAAATGCAGCAAAAAAAATTGAAACAATTGTTTCAACTAAAATAAAGTTAATCAAAAAAGATGAACAGTTGAGTGTAGCTGTTGGAATATCTTCAAAGCGTAGTTCTGAGAATTCAATTATTCAAGCAATAAAAGATGCAGAAGAAGAAATGAATAGACAAAAGTTTGTAATGAACACGAGTCATCGAAGTACTGTTGTCAATGCAATTCTTGCCACATTACATTTTAAAAGTTGGGAAACTGAGGAACACGCTAAGAGGCTAAAAGACCATTGTCTTATTATTGGAAAGGAAATGAACCTTTCAATGAAAGAACTTAATGAGTTAGCTCTTTTGGCAATATTACACGATATAGGCAAAATAGGCATAAGCGAAAGTGTTCTTAAAAAGCGTGAACCGTTGACAGATAGTGATTGGACCGAAATAAAGAAACATCCAGAAATAGGATATGAAATTATTTCAAATATACCAGAGTTAAAGACAATAGCAAAATACATATTGTACCATCATGAGAGATGGGATGGAAATGGATATCCTCATGGGTTGAAAGGAGAAAAGATCCCATTGTTTTGCCGTATTTTGTCAGTTGCAGATGCCTTTGATGCTATGACAAATGACCGCATATATAGAAAAGCACTAAAAATTGACCAGGCAATTTTAGAGATAAAAAAGAATGCAGGAACTCAATTTGATCCATACATAGCAGAACTTTTTAGCAAAATTTATAGAGATATTAAAAGTTAG
- a CDS encoding sugar ABC transporter permease, translating into MKGLGVILRKNIRDYGMFIALAVIFVLFTILTKGTFISPYNISSLINQTGYIAVLATGMTLVIIVRQIDLSVGFLSGFLGAIAAILMMNYHVPAILAILIVLALGAVIGLFFGTLIAKVGIPAFVVTLAGMISSHGLLLLATQAGGTINITDKFFNEIGNGFIPSFGKIGEFTVSTLVIGLIGIVLFIYFQVKARNTKKKYNFEVLPMPFFIAKIAFVVALIAALMLILAMNNGISWTFVIVFVVVSIFTVILNKTTFGRHIYAVGGNPEAAELSGINVANVLIYTFVIMETLTALSGILFASRMQSASPTAGTGFELLAIAGAFIGGCSANGGVGKVTGSLIGALVMASLTNGMDLMGLGSSIQYVIQGIILVLAVVFDILTRRSQAVG; encoded by the coding sequence ATGAAAGGACTAGGTGTAATTCTTAGAAAAAACATACGTGATTATGGTATGTTTATTGCATTAGCTGTAATTTTCGTTTTATTTACTATTTTAACTAAAGGTACGTTTATTTCTCCATATAATATATCAAGTTTAATAAATCAAACGGGTTATATAGCAGTGTTAGCTACTGGTATGACGCTTGTAATTATTGTTCGGCAAATTGACTTGTCAGTCGGTTTCCTTTCAGGTTTTTTAGGAGCTATAGCTGCAATATTAATGATGAATTATCATGTTCCAGCTATTCTTGCAATCCTTATTGTACTGGCTTTAGGTGCAGTTATTGGTTTGTTCTTTGGTACACTGATTGCAAAGGTTGGTATACCTGCATTTGTCGTAACTTTGGCAGGTATGATATCTTCCCATGGATTATTGTTACTTGCTACTCAGGCAGGCGGTACAATTAACATTACTGATAAATTCTTTAATGAAATAGGCAATGGGTTTATACCAAGTTTTGGAAAAATAGGTGAGTTTACAGTATCAACTCTTGTAATTGGTTTAATTGGTATAGTATTGTTTATTTACTTTCAAGTTAAGGCTCGTAACACAAAGAAAAAATACAATTTTGAAGTTTTACCTATGCCTTTCTTCATAGCTAAAATCGCTTTTGTTGTTGCATTGATTGCAGCATTAATGCTTATTTTAGCAATGAATAATGGTATTTCTTGGACATTTGTTATTGTCTTTGTAGTTGTTTCAATATTTACGGTGATATTAAACAAAACAACATTTGGACGTCATATTTATGCTGTTGGTGGTAATCCTGAAGCAGCTGAACTTTCAGGTATCAATGTGGCAAATGTTTTAATTTACACATTTGTTATTATGGAAACTTTGACTGCACTTTCAGGAATACTTTTTGCATCAAGAATGCAAAGTGCTTCACCAACAGCAGGTACAGGTTTTGAGCTCCTGGCAATTGCCGGTGCATTTATCGGTGGATGTTCTGCAAACGGCGGTGTTGGTAAAGTTACAGGCTCATTAATAGGTGCCTTGGTTATGGCATCATTAACCAATGGCATGGATTTAATGGGACTTGGAAGTTCTATTCAATACGTAATACAAGGTATAATACTTGTTTTAGCTGTTGTATTTGACATCCTTACACGTCGTTCTCAAGCTGTTGGCTGA
- a CDS encoding chemotaxis protein CheA: protein MRSIDRQEVYKLYDTPEFIRAFLDEVDEQLQLFEENILKLEQNANDDEIIKTLFRVAHTLKGSSAAMGFEKMKILTHEMEDVLDKIRSGNIKVAKPVIDVLFRCLDVLKSLKEEFSSNGEMKTDITLILSELHKYMSDDQLLKENMNSETNKEFKLDLEQQIQAQQAAASGLNVFVCEVKLKKDCAMKAIRAFLILNFLNQLGTVIKSEPDMTDVNDNIDVENISYLLITEFDKEELKVRVLDRMLEIESFNVDLFDLSLINSQLDNVNNVTKSNVYEGQTPDETKNKANQTVRVDIGRLEKMMEMVGELVIEKSRITQIVSSLHERYNSDNSFEDLEEISNQISRITNELQELVLKVRMLPIKQLFSRIPRLVRDLSNSLNKEIELVIEGEDTELDKTIIEDLADPLVHLIRNAADHGIETPDERLKAGKSPKGTIRVNAYHQENQFILTVQDDGRGINLNKVKEVALKKGIISRQDADLLNEKEILELIFKPGFSTSQSVSDISGRGVGMDIVRNNINKLNGVIEVETKEWEGTKFIIKLPLTLAILNGLLIRINNEIYAIPVSNVIEIVRLNEKEIKKVKKQDVVIIRERTISLIWLHDYFRVPRKRKNKNIIIVILGIAEKRFGLVVDELIGNQEIVVKNFSSYIGKLDIFSGATILGDGNVACILDVAGIVKTTASKKNL, encoded by the coding sequence ATGCGGAGCATTGACAGGCAGGAGGTGTATAAATTGTATGATACTCCGGAATTCATCAGAGCTTTTCTTGACGAAGTTGATGAGCAACTGCAACTTTTTGAAGAAAATATTCTTAAGCTAGAACAAAATGCAAATGACGATGAAATAATAAAAACATTATTTAGGGTAGCACATACACTAAAAGGATCGTCTGCAGCAATGGGATTTGAAAAAATGAAAATTTTGACCCACGAAATGGAAGATGTGTTAGACAAGATACGAAGCGGTAACATTAAAGTAGCAAAGCCAGTGATAGATGTTCTTTTTAGATGTTTAGATGTGTTGAAAAGTCTAAAAGAAGAATTTTCTTCAAATGGAGAAATGAAAACTGATATAACTTTAATATTATCGGAGTTGCACAAATACATGTCAGACGATCAATTATTGAAGGAAAATATGAATTCAGAAACAAATAAAGAATTTAAACTCGATTTAGAACAACAAATTCAAGCACAACAAGCTGCAGCATCTGGTTTAAATGTGTTTGTATGTGAAGTGAAATTAAAAAAAGATTGCGCTATGAAAGCTATACGTGCTTTTTTGATTTTAAATTTTTTAAATCAATTGGGTACTGTTATTAAAAGTGAACCTGATATGACAGATGTGAATGATAATATTGATGTAGAAAATATTTCGTATTTGTTGATTACTGAATTTGATAAAGAAGAATTAAAAGTTAGAGTTTTAGATAGAATGTTGGAGATTGAAAGCTTTAATGTAGATTTGTTTGATTTAAGTTTAATAAATAGCCAATTAGATAATGTCAACAACGTGACAAAATCTAATGTTTATGAAGGACAAACCCCAGATGAGACAAAAAATAAGGCAAATCAAACAGTTAGAGTGGACATAGGCAGATTAGAAAAAATGATGGAGATGGTTGGCGAACTTGTAATTGAGAAATCAAGAATTACTCAAATTGTTAGTTCATTGCATGAACGATACAATTCAGATAATTCTTTTGAGGATTTAGAAGAAATTTCAAATCAGATATCAAGGATAACAAATGAGCTTCAAGAATTAGTATTAAAAGTTCGCATGCTGCCTATTAAACAATTATTTAGCAGAATACCACGTTTAGTAAGAGATTTATCAAATTCTCTTAATAAAGAAATTGAGTTAGTTATAGAAGGTGAAGATACAGAATTAGATAAAACTATAATTGAAGATTTAGCAGATCCATTAGTACATCTAATCAGAAATGCTGCTGATCACGGAATAGAAACACCTGATGAGCGCTTAAAAGCAGGTAAAAGTCCTAAGGGCACTATAAGAGTCAATGCATATCATCAAGAAAATCAGTTTATTCTAACAGTTCAAGATGATGGACGTGGAATTAATTTGAATAAGGTTAAAGAAGTCGCATTAAAAAAGGGAATAATTTCACGTCAGGATGCAGACTTATTAAATGAAAAAGAAATTTTAGAGCTAATTTTTAAACCTGGATTTTCTACATCTCAAAGTGTCAGTGACATTTCTGGGCGTGGAGTAGGGATGGATATTGTTCGCAATAATATTAATAAACTTAATGGAGTTATAGAAGTTGAAACAAAAGAATGGGAAGGTACAAAGTTTATAATAAAACTTCCATTGACGTTGGCTATTTTGAATGGACTTTTAATACGAATAAATAATGAAATATATGCTATTCCAGTAAGCAATGTAATAGAGATTGTACGGTTAAATGAAAAAGAAATAAAAAAAGTTAAAAAGCAAGATGTTGTAATTATTAGAGAAAGAACAATTTCACTAATTTGGCTGCATGATTATTTTAGAGTACCTAGAAAGAGAAAAAATAAAAATATTATCATCGTAATTTTAGGTATTGCCGAAAAAAGATTTGGACTTGTCGTTGATGAACTTATTGGCAATCAAGAAATTGTAGTTAAAAATTTTAGCTCATACATAGGAAAACTTGATATTTTTTCTGGAGCAACTATTTTAGGTGATGGAAATGTAGCATGTATTTTGGATGTTGCTGGAATTGTGAAAACAACTGCGTCCAAAAAAAATCTGTGA
- a CDS encoding sugar ABC transporter ATP-binding protein, which translates to MDNIGKTFPGVKALDGVNFKVKRGEIHCLVGENGAGKSTLMKILSGVYPSGTFTGRIILNSTEQHFRSIEDSEKAGIAIIHQELALIPELTIYENIFLGHEIKKGSFIDWNETIIKAKEVLKRIRVNINPETKIKDVGVGVQQLVEIGKALSKDVKLLILDEPTAALSEVDCDNLLQILRELKQQGITCIMISHKLKEVISIADTITVLRDGKTITSIDATKRKVEEKEIIKYMVGREIEDIYPKREDVKHGDVCFELKNWTAYDPSKGREILHNINFKVHKGEIVGIAGLMGAGRTEMALSIFGNTKHYNIKGELYINGVKKHLSSPEKAIKEKIVYVTEDRKGNGLVLIQDIKFNITLSNLKQLLSGLFIDQHKEVNAANKFFNELNIKAPSIEQIVGTLSGGNQQKVSVAKGLFTLPDLLILDEPTRGIDVGAKFEIYTIMNELVKRGMSIIMISSELPEILGMSDRIYVMSNGTMTGVIDAKDATEEKIMEMATA; encoded by the coding sequence ATGGATAATATCGGGAAAACATTCCCTGGTGTTAAAGCACTGGATGGTGTAAACTTCAAGGTTAAACGAGGAGAAATTCATTGCTTGGTGGGTGAAAATGGTGCAGGAAAATCAACGTTGATGAAGATTCTATCTGGTGTTTACCCATCAGGTACATTTACCGGAAGAATTATTTTAAATTCTACTGAACAACATTTTAGAAGTATTGAAGATAGTGAAAAAGCAGGAATTGCCATAATACATCAGGAGCTTGCTTTAATACCGGAACTCACAATTTATGAAAACATATTTTTGGGACACGAAATCAAAAAAGGTTCGTTTATAGATTGGAATGAAACGATTATTAAAGCAAAAGAAGTGCTTAAAAGAATTCGCGTAAATATTAATCCTGAAACTAAAATTAAGGATGTCGGTGTTGGAGTTCAACAGCTTGTTGAAATAGGCAAAGCCTTAAGCAAAGATGTTAAACTCTTGATTTTAGATGAGCCGACAGCAGCGCTTAGTGAAGTAGATTGTGATAATTTGCTACAAATTTTAAGAGAATTAAAGCAACAAGGCATAACATGTATAATGATCTCACATAAATTAAAAGAAGTTATTTCTATTGCTGACACAATCACGGTTTTAAGAGATGGAAAGACAATTACGTCGATTGATGCCACTAAACGCAAAGTTGAGGAAAAAGAAATAATTAAGTATATGGTCGGTAGAGAGATAGAAGATATTTATCCAAAGAGGGAAGACGTTAAACATGGAGATGTATGTTTTGAATTGAAAAATTGGACAGCTTATGATCCAAGCAAAGGACGTGAAATTCTTCATAATATTAATTTTAAAGTCCATAAGGGTGAAATTGTTGGAATTGCAGGACTTATGGGTGCAGGGCGTACTGAAATGGCTCTAAGTATTTTTGGCAATACAAAGCATTATAATATAAAAGGTGAATTATATATTAATGGAGTCAAAAAGCATTTAAGTTCTCCAGAGAAAGCTATTAAAGAGAAAATTGTATATGTTACAGAAGATAGAAAAGGGAATGGCCTTGTATTGATTCAAGATATAAAATTTAATATAACCCTTTCCAATCTCAAGCAGTTATTGAGTGGGCTTTTTATTGACCAACATAAAGAAGTAAATGCTGCAAATAAATTCTTTAATGAGTTAAATATTAAAGCACCTTCTATCGAGCAAATTGTTGGGACTTTGTCTGGTGGTAATCAGCAAAAGGTTTCAGTAGCTAAAGGACTTTTTACTTTGCCAGACTTGTTGATATTGGATGAGCCAACGCGAGGAATTGATGTTGGAGCCAAGTTTGAAATATATACAATTATGAATGAACTTGTTAAGAGGGGTATGAGCATCATAATGATTTCCTCTGAGTTACCTGAAATATTAGGTATGAGCGATAGGATATATGTTATGTCTAATGGTACTATGACCGGTGTTATAGATGCTAAGGATGCAACAGAGGAGAAAATTATGGAAATGGCTACGGCCTGA
- a CDS encoding pyridoxal phosphate-dependent aminotransferase, which yields MDFEDRVSKRAKSIEISTIRYFFNMAKEVSGAISLTIGEPDFVTPRHIIDAAYASLLEGKTGYTVNAGLIELRQEISKYLKRSCDVEYKPDGEILVTIGATEAIYIALNTLVEDGDEVLIPEPSFVAYDPCTKLAGGKSVFVPTYEKDNFVLKADVLEKYVTERSKVLILPYPNNPTGAVMPYEEMVKLVEVVLKHDLLVVTDEIYSELVYDGFKHVSFASLPGMWERTVLINGFSKSYAMTGWRLGYIAAPEYFVKHMTKIHQYDVTSASTQSQYAGLEALRNGDGDVKFMREKYDERRKFLYSSLIDMGFECFEPKGAFYIFPSIKETGLTSLEFAKKLLYEAKVAAVPGSAFGEHGEGYIRMSYATSMENLKEAVKRIREFMKKF from the coding sequence GTGGATTTCGAAGATAGAGTTTCAAAGCGTGCAAAATCTATAGAGATATCTACAATAAGATATTTTTTTAATATGGCAAAAGAAGTGTCTGGTGCTATATCGCTGACGATCGGGGAGCCGGATTTTGTCACACCAAGGCACATAATCGATGCAGCGTATGCCTCATTATTAGAAGGTAAAACTGGATATACTGTAAATGCTGGGCTTATAGAATTACGGCAAGAGATATCAAAATATCTTAAAAGAAGTTGTGATGTAGAGTATAAGCCTGATGGTGAGATACTTGTCACAATCGGTGCGACGGAGGCTATTTACATAGCATTGAATACTCTTGTGGAAGATGGAGATGAAGTTTTGATACCTGAGCCGTCATTTGTGGCTTATGATCCGTGTACAAAGTTAGCTGGTGGCAAATCTGTCTTTGTTCCTACATATGAAAAAGATAACTTTGTCTTAAAAGCAGATGTGTTAGAAAAGTATGTTACGGAGAGATCGAAGGTTTTGATTTTGCCGTATCCGAATAATCCAACAGGAGCTGTCATGCCTTATGAGGAAATGGTGAAATTGGTTGAAGTAGTATTAAAGCACGATTTGCTGGTTGTGACGGATGAGATATACTCTGAACTGGTTTACGATGGCTTTAAGCATGTAAGTTTTGCGTCACTGCCTGGAATGTGGGAAAGGACTGTTTTGATAAATGGCTTTTCTAAGTCTTATGCCATGACTGGATGGAGGCTTGGCTATATAGCAGCACCGGAGTATTTTGTAAAGCACATGACAAAGATACATCAGTACGATGTCACATCAGCATCGACCCAATCGCAATATGCAGGATTGGAGGCTTTAAGAAATGGCGATGGCGATGTAAAATTTATGCGGGAGAAATACGATGAAAGAAGGAAATTTTTGTATTCAAGCTTAATTGATATGGGCTTTGAGTGCTTTGAACCTAAAGGAGCATTTTACATTTTCCCATCGATCAAAGAGACTGGACTAACATCGTTAGAATTTGCCAAAAAGCTTTTATATGAGGCGAAAGTTGCAGCAGTGCCAGGAAGCGCATTTGGTGAGCATGGCGAGGGATACATAAGAATGTCTTATGCCACATCGATGGAAAATCTAAAAGAGGCAGTAAAAAGGATAAGGGAGTTTATGAAGAAGTTTTAA
- a CDS encoding substrate-binding domain-containing protein, whose translation MKTFRLWLVVALMVFATFAFAGCGNSTSSSSTGSSNTSSSNTSSSNTSSNAAGKYSNVGIVLPTKAESRWPMAQKQFEQALPGATILYSNGDTATEKTNVESLISKGAKTIVICPQDATAAAAEVNEAHDKGVKVISYDRLIMNTPNVDYYVTFDSVAVGAAQAQYLVDNAKGTGNHLYLYAGAPSDNNAFLFFQGAWSVLQPKIADGTFVIENSSIADSLKNTATLNHSQLAQIIGQITTNWDPATAKTLAQANLAKAKADQKGVVYVLAPNDDTSRAITDTFRADKDVTQIYSTGQDFTQASLQYILDGKQSMTVWKSDAKLVADVKDIVDSINNNEKPSCIVTTYNNGSKDVPATKAPLTIVTKDNAESIINSSGLYKIDNGKVVPIQ comes from the coding sequence ATGAAAACATTTAGGTTATGGCTTGTAGTTGCTTTGATGGTTTTTGCAACTTTCGCATTTGCAGGTTGTGGGAATAGTACAAGCTCAAGCAGCACAGGCTCAAGCAATACAAGTTCAAGTAATACAAGTTCAAGCAATACAAGCTCAAATGCTGCAGGTAAGTATTCAAATGTTGGTATAGTGCTACCAACAAAAGCTGAATCAAGATGGCCAATGGCACAGAAACAATTTGAACAAGCATTGCCAGGTGCGACAATTCTTTATAGTAATGGAGATACCGCTACTGAAAAAACAAACGTTGAAAGTCTTATATCTAAGGGCGCAAAGACGATTGTTATATGCCCACAGGATGCAACTGCAGCAGCGGCTGAAGTAAACGAGGCTCATGATAAAGGTGTTAAAGTTATTTCTTATGACAGACTTATAATGAATACACCAAATGTTGACTACTATGTAACATTTGACAGTGTAGCTGTTGGTGCAGCTCAAGCCCAATATTTGGTTGATAATGCTAAGGGTACAGGCAATCACTTGTATTTATATGCAGGTGCTCCTTCAGATAACAATGCATTCTTATTCTTCCAGGGTGCATGGAGTGTTCTTCAACCAAAGATTGCTGATGGTACATTCGTAATAGAAAATTCAAGTATTGCTGATTCACTGAAAAACACAGCAACACTTAATCACAGTCAATTAGCTCAAATTATAGGTCAGATTACAACAAACTGGGATCCAGCAACTGCTAAGACATTAGCACAAGCTAACTTGGCAAAAGCAAAAGCAGATCAGAAGGGTGTTGTTTATGTTCTTGCTCCAAATGATGATACATCACGTGCTATAACAGATACATTCAGAGCAGACAAAGATGTTACTCAGATTTACTCAACAGGTCAGGACTTTACACAGGCTTCATTGCAGTACATCTTAGATGGTAAGCAGAGCATGACAGTTTGGAAATCAGATGCAAAACTTGTTGCTGACGTTAAAGATATAGTTGATTCTATTAACAATAATGAAAAGCCATCATGTATCGTAACAACCTACAATAATGGTAGTAAAGACGTTCCTGCAACGAAAGCTCCTTTGACTATCGTTACAAAGGATAATGCTGAAAGTATTATTAATTCTTCAGGATTGTATAAAATAGACAACGGTAAAGTTGTTCCAATACAATAA
- a CDS encoding sugar ABC transporter substrate-binding protein, which produces MKVKLRDVILVLLTLILIVLLVLLGNRIYKYYETNKYVDDTSDKNVIKIGFSLGTLKEERWVKDRDIFMAKAKELGAEVFVQNANNDDEDQIKQVKYLLDKKIDVLVIVPNDLKKASAAVEMAKKAGVKVISYDRLVLNSNVDLYISFDNVKVGKLMAEYLIKRYPKGNYLIINGATNDNNTKMLKEGYDSVLLPKVKSGDIHILGEEWCPNWMSEYAFQSTEKYIQENYKIDAIIAGDDGLANGIIEALSEHRLAGKVAVVAQDADLAACQRIIEGTQLMTIYKPIDKLAGDAAKLAVKLAKGEKLNVGNTIYDGKYNVPYYKLEPIAVDKTNIDDTVIKDGFHSRDDVYRYTN; this is translated from the coding sequence TTGAAAGTTAAACTAAGAGATGTGATATTAGTGCTGCTTACGTTGATATTGATAGTTCTTCTGGTGTTATTAGGAAACAGGATATACAAATATTATGAAACTAACAAATATGTCGACGATACAAGTGATAAAAATGTGATAAAGATAGGATTTTCTCTTGGCACTTTAAAAGAAGAAAGATGGGTAAAGGATCGGGATATATTCATGGCAAAAGCGAAAGAGTTGGGAGCAGAAGTTTTTGTGCAAAATGCAAACAATGATGACGAGGATCAGATAAAGCAAGTGAAATATTTGCTGGACAAGAAGATTGATGTACTTGTTATTGTTCCAAACGATCTTAAGAAAGCTTCTGCAGCGGTGGAGATGGCTAAAAAGGCAGGTGTCAAGGTTATTTCCTACGATAGGCTTGTCTTAAATTCAAATGTAGATTTATATATTTCATTTGATAATGTAAAGGTCGGAAAGCTAATGGCAGAATACCTGATTAAAAGGTATCCAAAAGGCAATTATCTCATAATAAATGGTGCTACAAATGACAACAACACAAAGATGCTTAAAGAAGGGTATGACAGCGTATTGCTTCCAAAGGTTAAAAGCGGAGACATACACATATTAGGGGAGGAATGGTGTCCAAACTGGATGTCAGAATACGCATTTCAATCTACTGAAAAATATATACAGGAAAATTATAAGATAGATGCAATAATTGCTGGTGACGACGGATTGGCAAATGGCATAATTGAAGCATTGTCAGAACACAGGTTGGCAGGCAAGGTGGCTGTTGTGGCGCAAGATGCTGACCTTGCCGCATGTCAGAGAATAATAGAGGGTACTCAGCTTATGACTATATACAAGCCAATTGATAAACTTGCTGGAGATGCGGCGAAGTTGGCAGTGAAATTGGCAAAAGGGGAGAAATTAAACGTAGGCAATACGATTTACGATGGGAAGTACAATGTTCCATATTACAAGCTGGAGCCAATAGCGGTTGATAAGACTAACATAGACGATACTGTGATTAAAGATGGCTTCCATAGCCGCGACGATGTTTACAGATATACCAATTGA
- a CDS encoding tyrosine-type recombinase/integrase: MTVEPIRDKVKIKQMYYYLQGKDPKYGLLFKFGLNTGLRISDILPIKVNDIYTSNFNFREYLTIKEKKTEKEKKIKINESLKKEIDKYIKLRCLKYDDYLFPSNKGGHIGRIQSYRILKEAAEIVGVENFGTHSLRKTWGYWSYKTSRYNIGLIMDTFNHSSQKITLRYIGVNQEQKDELYTLVQF; the protein is encoded by the coding sequence ATGACAGTTGAACCTATACGAGATAAAGTTAAAATAAAGCAAATGTATTATTATTTACAAGGTAAAGATCCTAAATACGGTTTGCTTTTTAAATTTGGCTTAAATACTGGCTTAAGGATTAGTGATATTTTACCTATAAAGGTCAATGACATTTATACAAGCAATTTTAATTTTCGTGAATATCTTACTATTAAAGAGAAAAAAACTGAAAAAGAGAAAAAAATTAAAATTAATGAATCATTAAAAAAGGAAATTGATAAATACATAAAATTAAGATGCTTAAAATATGATGATTATTTATTTCCAAGCAATAAAGGCGGACATATAGGAAGAATTCAAAGTTACAGAATTTTAAAAGAAGCCGCTGAAATTGTTGGTGTCGAAAATTTTGGTACTCATAGTTTGAGAAAAACTTGGGGTTATTGGAGTTATAAAACATCGCGTTATAATATAGGCTTAATAATGGATACTTTTAATCATAGTTCCCAAAAAATCACTTTAAGATATATCGGCGTAAATCAAGAACAGAAAGATGAATTATATACATTGGTTCAATTTTAA